From Candidatus Rokuibacteriota bacterium, the proteins below share one genomic window:
- a CDS encoding membrane dipeptidase has product MCSPGCFDYWSRLLALADARPDDARLSRRGFLVAAACATAPAPSCPTRDLLDTTLSFDLHSHPGLFKSMSNDTLAGHRQSAESGRVKLIALTATSDAPVIARDRAGALHPVREPKPGELYASMYRQIDALVRWSSAAGMPIVSSVTDAGAPGPPVRGILAVEGCDFLEGRIDRVREAFDRGIRSLQLVHYRVNELGDIQTEPAVHGGLTAFGKEAVREMNRLGIVIDVAHARFEVVRGVVETTTQPIILSHSNTVDSSGWARFISPEHARLVAGTSGVIGAMPIIFGRRSDDITGYVYHISRLVDAAGIDHVGVGTDMDGIGPSAIFASYARWPSLAAALVDHGYRPEEAAKILGGNAQRVFRRVGASAPPRTGG; this is encoded by the coding sequence GTGTGCAGCCCGGGCTGCTTCGACTACTGGTCACGGCTTCTCGCCCTGGCCGACGCGCGGCCTGACGACGCCCGGCTGAGTCGGCGCGGCTTCCTCGTCGCCGCGGCCTGCGCCACCGCGCCGGCGCCGTCCTGCCCGACGCGTGACCTCCTCGACACCACGCTCTCCTTCGACCTCCACTCGCACCCGGGCCTGTTCAAGAGCATGTCGAACGATACGCTGGCCGGCCATCGCCAGAGCGCGGAATCCGGCCGCGTGAAGCTGATCGCCCTTACCGCCACGTCCGACGCGCCCGTGATCGCCCGCGACCGGGCCGGCGCCCTGCACCCCGTCCGCGAGCCGAAGCCGGGGGAACTCTACGCCTCGATGTACCGGCAGATCGATGCGCTCGTGCGGTGGAGCAGCGCGGCGGGCATGCCGATCGTGTCAAGCGTCACCGATGCCGGGGCGCCGGGGCCGCCCGTGCGCGGCATCCTCGCCGTCGAGGGCTGCGACTTCCTCGAAGGACGCATCGACCGCGTGCGGGAGGCCTTCGATCGCGGCATCCGCTCGCTCCAGCTCGTGCACTACCGGGTCAACGAGCTGGGCGACATCCAGACGGAGCCGGCCGTCCACGGCGGCCTGACCGCCTTCGGCAAGGAGGCGGTGCGCGAGATGAACCGCCTGGGCATCGTGATCGACGTCGCCCACGCCCGATTCGAGGTCGTGCGCGGCGTGGTGGAGACGACCACGCAGCCGATCATCCTCTCGCACTCCAACACCGTGGACTCGAGCGGCTGGGCGCGCTTCATCAGCCCCGAGCACGCGCGCCTGGTCGCGGGGACGAGCGGCGTCATCGGCGCCATGCCGATCATCTTCGGCCGCCGGAGCGACGACATCACCGGCTACGTCTACCACATCTCGCGGCTGGTGGACGCGGCCGGGATCGACCACGTCGGCGTCGGCACGGACATGGACGGGATCGGACCCAGCGCGATCTTCGCCAGCTACGCGCGCTGGCCGTCGCTCGCCGCGGCCCTGGTCGACCACGGCTATCGCCCCGAGGAGGCGGCGAAGATCCTCGGGGGCAACGCCCAGCGCGTGTTCCGACGAGTCGGCGCGAGCGCGCCACCCCGTACCGGCGGCTGA
- a CDS encoding ATP-binding protein — MARASRRLSKTFGDKSLGDVSDADIRALVSNNVAERQYLDFKAEFDHKLPDAKPKLLRHAASFANGGDGYLILGIRDDGHGRAQRFEALQGDVESIVKRIRSLCLKYLDPRISGLEVDRRVVDGHAVVLVRIPRSARVPHMMTFNDATEFWSRYEDGKAQMTREEIREAFQTNPPTVRRRSRPQRRRITLVRNGGFEQNLEGWGTGLLEDMPRIRPFASAHRFVPFGGAVARWFADARESHSGRRSLRVEHESTCAPHVFSTLSQRVPIERGAVYEAQFWAGVEEKGAGAFSLRAVTSPREWDRFKVKIHGGPSWWRAYRLRFSSEDEGYVDIRFAAEWPVKAWIDDVAVRKLKARR, encoded by the coding sequence ATGGCGCGCGCATCTCGTCGTCTGTCGAAAACCTTTGGCGACAAATCCCTTGGGGATGTTTCCGATGCCGACATCCGTGCGCTGGTGTCCAACAACGTTGCCGAGCGCCAGTACCTAGATTTCAAGGCCGAGTTTGACCACAAGTTGCCTGATGCCAAACCGAAGCTACTTCGCCACGCGGCATCTTTTGCTAACGGAGGAGACGGCTATCTGATCCTCGGCATTCGTGATGATGGCCACGGACGCGCTCAGAGGTTCGAAGCCTTACAGGGGGACGTCGAATCCATCGTCAAGAGGATCCGTTCTCTGTGTCTCAAGTATCTCGATCCTCGTATCAGCGGCCTTGAAGTCGACCGCCGCGTGGTCGACGGTCATGCGGTGGTCCTCGTCCGGATTCCGCGAAGTGCGCGAGTTCCGCACATGATGACGTTCAATGACGCGACCGAGTTCTGGTCTAGGTACGAAGATGGCAAGGCCCAGATGACCCGCGAGGAGATCAGAGAAGCATTTCAAACTAACCCACCGACAGTCCGTCGACGTTCCCGCCCACAGAGGCGACGAATCACATTGGTGCGGAACGGTGGCTTCGAGCAGAATCTTGAGGGATGGGGCACGGGCTTACTGGAAGATATGCCGAGAATTCGACCCTTCGCCAGTGCCCATCGCTTCGTGCCCTTCGGCGGGGCAGTGGCGCGTTGGTTCGCGGATGCGCGCGAGTCCCACAGTGGTCGCCGTTCGCTCCGCGTAGAACACGAAAGCACCTGCGCTCCACACGTGTTCTCGACCCTGAGCCAGAGGGTCCCTATCGAAAGAGGTGCTGTCTACGAAGCGCAATTCTGGGCCGGGGTCGAGGAAAAGGGGGCCGGCGCGTTCTCGCTGCGAGCAGTCACAAGTCCGCGCGAGTGGGACAGGTTCAAAGTGAAGATTCATGGCGGTCCTTCGTGGTGGCGAGCGTATCGGCTTAGGTTCAGCTCGGAGGACGAGGGATACGTCGACATCCGATTCGCTGCCGAGTGGCCGGTGAAAGCCTGGATAGACGACGTGGCCGTCCGCAAGCTGAAAGCACGTCGATAA